In Agromyces sp. Leaf222, the genomic window GACGTCGCGGCCCGCGACGTGCGCCCGCGCGAACTCGGCGCCTGGGCGGTGCCCGCGGCCGACCGCGTGACCGTGCAGCCCGGCGAGGCCGTGGAGGTGCCCTTCACGATCGACGTGCCGGCCAACGCGACGCCCGGAGACCACGCCGGCGGCATCCTGACCTCGCTGGCCACCCCCGAGGTCGAGAACGGCCTGTCCGTCGACCGCCGACTCGGCATCCGCATCCACCTGCGCGTCGGCGGCGAACTCGCGCCCGCGCTCGCGATCGACGACCTGCACGTCGACTACGCCGGAACCCTGAACCCGTTCGGCACGGGCGCCGCGACCGTGTCGTACACCGTGCGCAACGCGGGCAACACGCGGCTCGCTGCAGCGCAGGACGTCGCGCTGACCGGTCCGTTCGGCATGCTCCCGGTGAACGCATCGGGCGTCGCCGACGTTCCCGAACTCCTGCCGGGCGAGACCTGGCCGGTCGAGGTCGAGGTCGAGGGCGTCGTGCCGGCGTTCGTGCTGACGGCCGCCGTGGCGCTCGACCCCGTCTCGCCGACCGAGACGAAGCCCGTGCCGAAGTCCGTCGAGGAGGCCGCCTCGACCGCGGCCGTGCCGTGGACGCTGCTCGCGCTCGTGCTGCTGCTCGCCGCGGCGATCTTCGTCTGGGTGCGACTCGGACGACGACGCCGTGCCCAGCGCAAGGTCCGCGAGGACGCCCGCGTGCAGGAGGCCGTCGACCGGGCGCTGCGCGAGCGCGAGGCCGCGACGACCCCGCAGCCCGAGCCGGCGCCCGCCGTCGAGCCGGCGCCGGAGCCCGAGCGGGCGCCCGAGCCGGTCACGTGATGTCGCGCGAACCGCCGCCACCCGCATCGGGAGGGAGCAGTCCGCGCGACATCACGGGTTCGGAGTGGGGAGCCCCGCTCAGCGGGCCCGGCGCATCGACCGCACCCCGACGAACACGCCGACGGCGCAGGTGGCGATCGCCGCGATGACGCCGCCGAGCACGCTCGGGTCCGCGAAGTCGCCGGCGAGCAGGGCGCGCTCGGCATCGACGAGGTAGCTCAGCGGGTTGACGGCGGCCGCGACCTGCATCCATCCCGGGCCGTCCTCGAGCGGCAGCAGCATGCCCGACAGGATCATCAGGGGGAACAGCACCGTCTGGTGCACCATCCAGAACATCCAGTCGCGGTTGCGGCAGGCGAGGGCGAGGGCGTAGCTCAGGGCGCCGAAGCCGATGCCGAACACGGCGAGCATGGAAAGGCCGGCGATGAGCCCCGGCACGTCGACGCTGAAGCCGAACGGCACGGCGACGAGCACCACGATCGTGCCCTGGATCACGAGCGGCACGACCTCCTTCAGCGCTCGGCCGACGAGCAGCGCGCTCCGCGAGAGCGGGGCGACGAGCGTGCGCTCGTGCGATCCGGTCTGCATCTCGAACAGCAGGTTCGCGCCGGTGCTCGCGGTGCCGAAGAGGGCGACCATCACGAGGATGCCGGGCACGAACCACTGCAGCGTGCTCGCGACGTCGCCGCCGGACGCGCCGACGAGCAGCGGACCGAACAGGCCGAGGAACACGAGCGGCTGCACGAGCGAGAAGATGACGCTGAACGGGTCGCGCACGAGCGGGCGGGTCTCGCGCACGTACACCGCGGCGGTGTCGCGCACGAAGCCGGTGGGGCGGGCGGTGGTGGATGTCGTGGTCATGATGAAAGTCCTTCGCTTCGTGAGAACAGGGCGTTCTCGGGCGGGCGTTGCGTGTGGTTCGTGAGTCGGTGCCGGATGCCGCGTGGGCACCTGTCTTCGTGGTGCAGGCGGTGGCGGTCAGGCCGCGACGGCCGCGACGGCCTCGGCCGCGGCGGGGTCGGCCGGTGCGGCGTGCGCGGCCTCCTCGCGGAGGCTCCGGCCGGTGAGGGCGAGGAACACGTCGTCGAGCGTCGGCTGCCGGTGGGTCGCCGCGACGACGTCGAGGCCGGCGTCGCCGAGCTCGCGGATCCACGTGGGCAGCGCGCGGTCGCCGCCCTGCGCGGTGACGGCGACCACGCGGGGGTCGCCCGCCTCGACGGCGCCGCCGATGCGCGCGGCGGCGGCCGCGGCATCCGTCGTCGAATCGAACGACAGCGTCACCCGGTCGCCCGCGAGCGACGCCTTGAGCGCGTCGGCCGTGTCGTCGGCGATGACCGTGCCGTGGTCCATGACCATGACGCGCTCGGCGAGCTGGTCGGCCTCGTCGAGGTAGTGCGTGGTGAGGAAGATCGTCGTGCCGGTCGCGCGGCGGAGGTCGACGATGTGCTCCCACAGGTTGGCCCTGCTGTGCGGGTCGAGGCCGGTCGAGGGCTCGTCGAGGAACAGCAGCTCCGGCCGGTGGATGAGCCCCAGCGCGATGTCGAGCCGGCGCTTCTGGCCGCCCGAGAGCGCCTGCACGGTTCGCGTCGCGACCTGTTCGAGCTCGAGCGACTCGATGAGCTCGGCCACCCTCGCCCTGGTCTCGCGGCGGCCCATGCCGTAGAACGCGCCCTGCGCGAGCAACTCGTCGCGCACGCGCTGCGTGTGGCCGCCCGAGTTGCCCTGGCCGACGTAGCCGATGCGACGGCGCACACCAGCGGCATCCGAGCGGATGTCGCAGCCGGCGACGGTCGCCTCGCCCGCGGTCGGCGGCAGCAGGGTCGTGAGCATGCGGAGCGTCGTCGACTTGCCGGCCCCGTTCGGGCCGAGGAACGCGACGAGCTCTCCCTCGCCGACGGCGAGGTCGAGGGGGCGGACGGCCTCGACGGTCTGCCCCTTGGAGCGGAATGTCTTCGTCAGGCCTCGTGCGGTGATCATCTGGTTCGTCATACCTGCAGTCTTCTCGGCCATGCGGACAGTTCCTGTCCGGTTTCGCGAGAGAATTCAGGTATGGCCGCAACCACCTCGAGGACCCTCGAACTGCTCTCGCTGCTGCAGAGCCACCGGCACTGGACCGCCCGCGAACTCGTCGACCGCCTCGACGTCAGCGACCGCACCCTGCGGCGCGACGTCGAGCGGCTGCGCGAGCTCGGCTACGGCATCGAGTCGCTGCGGGGAAGTGCAGGCGGCTACCGCCTCGAAGCCGGAACCGGGCTGCCGCCGCTGCTGCTCACCGACGACGAGGGCGTCGCGATCGCCGTGGGCCTGCGCTCGCAGGCGACCGCCGGACTGCGCGGTGCCGAGCACACCACGCTCAGCGCGCTCGCGAAGATCGAGCAGGTGCTGCCCGCCGCCCTCCGTCGCCGCATCGAGGCGCTGCAGTCGCACGCGGCGGTCGGCACGGGCGGCGTCGGGTCGGCGCGTTCCGCCCGCCCGTCGCCCGAGATCGATTCCGAGCTGCTCGGCCTGCTCGCGCTGGCGTGCCGCGATTCCGAGCGACTGCGGTTCCGGTACACGGATGCCGCGGGCGAGGCATCCGCTCGCGTGGTCGAGCCCTACCGGCTCGTGCCCGTCGCCCGCCGCTGGTACCTGCTCGCGTTCGACCGCGACCGCGACGACTGGCGCACGTTCCGCCTCGACCGCATGAGCGAGCCGTTCCAGACGCGCGTGAACTTCGCGCCACGGCCCATGACCGACGACGAGGCGCGCGAACGCGTCGAACACGCCCTGCGCTGGCGCGAGCGCGGCGTCTCGGCGCGGGTCGTCGCCGCGATCCCGAGGGAGGACCTCGTCGCGCACCTCGGCTGGTACGGGCGGGACGTCGTGGAGATCGACGCCGGCCACTGCGCCTGGCCGCTCGAGGCCGACGCCGTCGAGAACCTCGTCATGGCGCTGATGTGGATGCCGCGCGGCGTCGAGTACCGCGTCGAGGGGTCGCCGGAGGTGCTCGCGTTCCTCGCCGAGCAGGCGTCGCGGTTCGCGGCCGCCGCGCCGGCCGCCGCGCCGGCCCCCGCGCCGTCCGCTGGGGCCTGAGCGGGGGCCGATCCGGGCATCGGGGTGGCGGATGTCGGTGGGCGGGCGTTTCATGGGCGCATGGACATCGCCTTCGTGGCGGGCTTCGGCCCCATCGGCACGGCCGACTCGGCATCGCTCGACTTCTGGCGCGGGGCGCTCGGCATCCCGTTCCATGAGAACGCGCCGGGGTACTTCCACACCGAAGACCTGCGGGGGGTCAAGGCGTTCGCGATCTGGCCGTTGAGCCAGGCGGCCGAGGCCACGTTCGGGTCGACCGAGTGGCCGGACTCCATGCCGACGCCCCAGGCCTGGGTCGAGTTCGACGTCGCGTCGCCCGCCGCGGTCGCTGAGGCGGTCGACGAGCTGCGCGCCGCGGGCCACCAGATCCTGGTCGGTGCGCACGACGAGCCGTGGGGGCAGACGACCTCGCGCCTGATGAGTCCTGAAGGGCTGCTCGTCGGCGTGAGCTACACCCCCTGGATGCACGAGAGCAGCGCTGAGCGCTGAGCC contains:
- a CDS encoding WxL protein peptidoglycan domain-containing protein, which translates into the protein MRTAPPTDIRHLRRRRAVLAGGVAAGLALALAFAGGTAPAFAEGEDGPEVTWGVRTADGAWGDGRENYAYEVDAGETLEDALIIANHDAVPIELDVYAADAFTTADGQLDVAARDVRPRELGAWAVPAADRVTVQPGEAVEVPFTIDVPANATPGDHAGGILTSLATPEVENGLSVDRRLGIRIHLRVGGELAPALAIDDLHVDYAGTLNPFGTGAATVSYTVRNAGNTRLAAAQDVALTGPFGMLPVNASGVADVPELLPGETWPVEVEVEGVVPAFVLTAAVALDPVSPTETKPVPKSVEEAASTAAVPWTLLALVLLLAAAIFVWVRLGRRRRAQRKVREDARVQEAVDRALREREAATTPQPEPAPAVEPAPEPERAPEPVT
- a CDS encoding ABC transporter permease gives rise to the protein MTTTSTTARPTGFVRDTAAVYVRETRPLVRDPFSVIFSLVQPLVFLGLFGPLLVGASGGDVASTLQWFVPGILVMVALFGTASTGANLLFEMQTGSHERTLVAPLSRSALLVGRALKEVVPLVIQGTIVVLVAVPFGFSVDVPGLIAGLSMLAVFGIGFGALSYALALACRNRDWMFWMVHQTVLFPLMILSGMLLPLEDGPGWMQVAAAVNPLSYLVDAERALLAGDFADPSVLGGVIAAIATCAVGVFVGVRSMRRAR
- a CDS encoding ABC transporter ATP-binding protein, whose protein sequence is MTNQMITARGLTKTFRSKGQTVEAVRPLDLAVGEGELVAFLGPNGAGKSTTLRMLTTLLPPTAGEATVAGCDIRSDAAGVRRRIGYVGQGNSGGHTQRVRDELLAQGAFYGMGRRETRARVAELIESLELEQVATRTVQALSGGQKRRLDIALGLIHRPELLFLDEPSTGLDPHSRANLWEHIVDLRRATGTTIFLTTHYLDEADQLAERVMVMDHGTVIADDTADALKASLAGDRVTLSFDSTTDAAAAAARIGGAVEAGDPRVVAVTAQGGDRALPTWIRELGDAGLDVVAATHRQPTLDDVFLALTGRSLREEAAHAAPADPAAAEAVAAVAA
- a CDS encoding YafY family protein, encoding MAATTSRTLELLSLLQSHRHWTARELVDRLDVSDRTLRRDVERLRELGYGIESLRGSAGGYRLEAGTGLPPLLLTDDEGVAIAVGLRSQATAGLRGAEHTTLSALAKIEQVLPAALRRRIEALQSHAAVGTGGVGSARSARPSPEIDSELLGLLALACRDSERLRFRYTDAAGEASARVVEPYRLVPVARRWYLLAFDRDRDDWRTFRLDRMSEPFQTRVNFAPRPMTDDEARERVEHALRWRERGVSARVVAAIPREDLVAHLGWYGRDVVEIDAGHCAWPLEADAVENLVMALMWMPRGVEYRVEGSPEVLAFLAEQASRFAAAAPAAAPAPAPSAGA
- a CDS encoding VOC family protein; translated protein: MDIAFVAGFGPIGTADSASLDFWRGALGIPFHENAPGYFHTEDLRGVKAFAIWPLSQAAEATFGSTEWPDSMPTPQAWVEFDVASPAAVAEAVDELRAAGHQILVGAHDEPWGQTTSRLMSPEGLLVGVSYTPWMHESSAER